The Cololabis saira isolate AMF1-May2022 chromosome 5, fColSai1.1, whole genome shotgun sequence genome segment GTTTATCAGAGACTACCTCCAGAATTTGGGAGTGGAGAAGATGGAAAGGCCTGCCAGCAGTCCTAACCTCAAACCTGTTTAACACTTGTAGGATCAGGTTGGGCGTGCTGTTCATGCCAGGATGACCAACACAAACACTTTGGCTGACGTCTGACAAATGCTGGTTGAAGAATGGGATGCCACCTCACAGTGGTGTGTGACCAGCGGTTTGTTAAGTGGATACATTGTTAATTTGCCAAATATGTATTGTTTCTTCAAACTTCAATCATCTAAGCACCAAACACCAAACAAGCAGCAATGGCAAAACAAGTTGTTAGGCATTGATAGAGAGGATTTGGCAAATCTTTCAATTTTCCATTTttcctcagctctgctgcacATCCTTACTCATGTGTCACCATTTACAAGGGAAATAAAGAGGCCATGAAGCATTGTTACAAGAAAGACATActctaccaaacacaaattgCCTCTTTGCAGTTCAGATTTAGAAAACTGATGCAAATTAAATGCCATCCCATGTATAGACAGAATATTCATTATTACAAACTCtggtatgattttttttttttaaatctgttgcACTGCTTCCAGGGCAGATGTGATTGAACCTGCAAGTTCCAAAAGTTTATTATGAACCAATTTGGAGAGACTAATAAATCACAACTTTAGCATTTATAAAAAGAATATGGACAGATAGTACATTTCTATGGTCAATAAATGGAACCTTGTTTTTACACACcatgttaaatttagtgttaaTGGAGAACATGCATTTGAATCTAcagttaaatcaacgcacattTATGGAAGGTCACTTACTGCACTGGGGCCCCACTTAAGGACATCAGGGAATGATAATGCACATTTCTGATGCACATCGTCTCTGTTGTTTGAGTCAGCAGGAATAGGTGGCAAATGCGGATTTATCTTGTGCTGTCAatacagataaaaaaaatgtatttgaaggAAGCACTGTAAGAAGATCTTAAAACACTTCaagcatttttatttcattgggTTAACTCGAAACAGGTCAGAAATAAAACTGGGATTAAAAAGATCATCCCTGATCTTTAAGATGGtacagtactactactactaatactactactactactactactactactactactactactgtaatTAACAGGAATTCCGAGCTAATGTCGATAATTACACAAGAAGGAAGAATACTAATATTGATTGATCATAATTTTCAGGCTCTCAGGCACCACaccattaaaaataaacatgatttacAAGTGGAAATAACTGCACGTACGCAGGAACATTTCTGAAAGCTACCGTCAGACATCAAAATAAGTTGTATAATTTCCAAATTAAAGTTATGAGTTGACCATATGAAGAAAATAAGCCATGCGGTCAAAGCTCATTTAAGAtgagtgagaaaaaaaaaagcttttcattTTACGCAGCATCACATTTTAAACTGAATGATTTAAATTATTTACatgtaaaaatacatttaaacatttaatttaatgattTAAAGTATGAACATTGTATTTCTCTGAAACaaagaaatatttatttatttattctacatTGTTTACTTTTGTTTAACCTACATGTTCCAGTATCCCGTGACCCTAAACAGGAATAAGTGGAAGTAAagaatagagggtatgcattgacgtcacttccccactggaccccgcccccttactcgcattgagtggcaaaaacagctgcaactagtggagaagacgggataacagctgattatgggcttaaattataggcagttggacttgacagagacccgtacagttaccccaagaaccagtggtccatggacattaatatttggccacgaatcgagtttcctgatatttatatgtacttaagttctacgccggggaaatatacaaagcaaagcttgaaggcatacaaaagtcttgacgcttagtcctacttcaaggcaggattggttggagaaattaaagtgatgaggacaccgaactttatgatttgaccgtttaacgttcgctacccaaaaatccaacattacctgatacaaaatgggaaacgcaaatccacgtttcggtgcctggaatccagttatttatgcgaattgcagcgatccatttgtctaaatctatgagtacagtcgatcccacaacagctctttcccattttagatgttttcaagtgctcaaactgaaattgccactcagtctttctgccactcagtgggtgtAACcagctgtgaagtcgcatctgtgacgtcatgcgcattccctctatagatggatggatgactaaATGTGTAACAAACTGAAATACTTGAATTTCTACCTTTTCTATCTGATGTGTCTGTTTTGTACTAAAAATGGCTTCTACCTTTTCTCCAGGTGATGCTTCAggaaggccctccttttgtcgatACACATCTGGGATACTCTTGAGGGAAGGTTCCCTGTGTAAAGTCTTTCTTTGAGGGTCAAAATCCCCCATTATCTTAACGTATAACAACTCTCAACACATTCATTTATAGTTAAATCAATATAATGGTTTCGGTAAATAGTGCCAACTGAGGTTCAGCTTCTCCTCACTTACCAATTAGACATTTTCACTGTCTCTTTTTGTAAGTCTTCAATGTTTGGAAGAACCAGATGCTGTTTATACTCTATTTTCAAATAATCCTCTGCTCGTTTCTGTTTAAAAGTAAGAATATGTTTTAGTCTGACGTCTGTTTCATACAATTGCAGTCAGTGTGTATTAAGCAAGCAGTTTTCTCACCCGGATGCTGCTCTCGATCCTACAAATGGCATTGTCCAGGGCCTCAAAGTCCAGCATTGTGCCTCTCTCGCTGACTGGGATCCTTTCAAGACTAGATCTGAGTTGTCTCAAATCATTATGTACCTGCAATACAGGTATGAGTCTGAATAATTAACATTTCAGATCAGAATTGTCAAGTACCCTAAGTTAGTTGCATGTTAGTTACATGTTAGTTGGATGTTGTTGTAGTGTAAGTTCGAGAAATGATCAAAACAAGTTCTGAGATATAatttgacattaacctgaagTTAGTTTAGGTCATCTAATGGACCtaaagataagataataagataagataatcctttatttctccctcaatggggaaactcacatgttagcagcagtacacttaacacacacatgcagggaagggggtaaaaaataaaaagtaaaaaattaaatatatatataattacaagatATAGACAGTATAGGATTGCATATGCATATTCCTATGCGCATTCCAATGGAAATAAAACTAGTGCAAAAgacaaataaaactgaaaaaaagcaggtagaatgagtgtgaggtagaccGACAGATATTGCATAAATATTGCATAAAGACATTACCTGAGCTAAAACTGCTCCCGCCTTATCTTCATTTTTATCTGGGTCGGACATTTTCTACTTACGGTCTGACAGTTTTTACAGCGCGTCAACtaatgttaccatggcaacaaactATCGCCGATGAAAACTCTTGAAACAGTACTTGTAACCACGACGACGACAGGTTCCTGAGCTCATTTTGTTCTGGAAATTTACTTTAAGGCAGCCGCCTGCTTGCAACACCTGACAGAAGCGTTTGGTACACCTACAATTCCCTTATTTTTATTACCGTATGACCATCTTTAGTGTTCTCTGGAAATCTATAAAAAAATATACCATTAAGTGCGTCTGTATAGCCTGAAAGACAACGTAGAGGGCTAAATTTGTACATATTTTTCAAACGCTATCTGGGAGTTTctccaaacttttttttgtttataaacatgtatttaaatgaaaaataaaaatttaaccaattaaacaaagaaaaaaaagaaatatcatAGCTctttaagcctaaattatggttccgtgttaaatcgacgcaagtctacgccgtagggtacggcgtagggtacgcggcgacgcgcaccgtacgccgtagcctctgcgttggtgtaacgtggaaccataaatcagccattacGGTGTGAGTGCAGCGTTGCACCGGAAGAAGTATCTGTCAGAGTTGAAAGGTCATCCTAGTCGCTAAGCTACCGGGCTAGCTAGCAGCTGGAGGAGTCCCTCAAATACCATCAAATAACACCAAAATGTCAACATCGGAGGAAACCAGCGAGAGCATTCTCCCCTGTGTCCTTGTCACCAGCTGTGGCAGTGAGATTAAAGAAGAAGAACTGATAAAACGTGAGTTGAGTAACGCACAATTTGCATAATGTAGCCTAAACAAACCTCCTAACGCAACAAATGTTTTGAAATGCCTGCGTGTTAACAATAAGTACTAATTCCCAATATTGCCAGACCAGTGTTTTACTTGCTTTAATGTACGTGATCAATAAGGGGGAGTAACTTGTGCTACTGTGGCTGATTGAGTggtaacaaaataaataaaatgtgtttttgattCAGAAATCCTCAATTCGAAGACTTTACCTGAGCCGATCAAGCAAGAGGGAACAGTGTCCTGGTACCCTTGGACCATCAGCAACAAATATTATACAGCAGATGTCCGACTGTGTGCTGTGCCAAGTACTTTTCAAATGTCTGCAGAGATTGCCCAGTCTATGCAGGCTTTCATTGCTTACTTTGATAGTAAAGTGGTATGTAACTGAAGCATCTGTTGTACTATACGACAATGTCCACATGCCCCGTGACACACTGGAAACTAATATGTGTTTGCAGAACGATGGGCTGGAAAAGGTAAAACCGTGGATTTCAGTGGTGGAAGACCTTGCTCCCGAGGTGCTCATTCTAGTGTGTGACAGAGTCTGTGAAGATGGTTAGTTATTGATGTGCAGTATGCTgctgtgcagaaaaaaaatggtGTTTTAAATTTACAAACTACTGCTTCAGAAATCATGTAACATTTTATTCATCTTATAGGTGTCACTAGACACGAAGCACAACAGTGGTGTTTGGCTCATGCGTTTGAGCTTGTGGAGCTTAATCCACAGGAGCTGccggatgaggatggtgagttctacagaaaacagaaattcaACCAGATATAAGACATAGtttatattttgtttctttttattttattattattttttgttgatTTTCACTAATAATTATTGTTTCCTTTTACTAGATGACTTTCCAGAATCTACAGGAGTAAAAAGAATTGTGCAGGCTCTGAATGCTAATGTGTGGTCCAGTGTGGAGATGAAGGATGGTGAATTGAAATTACTATTTATTCCCTTGGGTATATAGTTTATCTTTACATATGGAGTTCATTTAACAGTTTTTATATCTGTATAACAGGGCACAATCAGGGCTTCGGTCTTATGAGCAGTTTGGTGGCTGCCAGACATAACAACCCACGTAACAGCCAGGATCCACCAgtaagtagatttttttgtttatttttatttttgctataCTTATTTTCCCACTTATTGTGATGTTGTAATTTTTTGCTTATGTAACGTCTCATTTGCTAACTtgtatcatttttatttaaatgaaaatgtgaaTTTGATAGCTTGATAAAAGTGTGTGAATTCTTACTCAATTTCTGTGGCAGTCCTCCAGCTTGCCAGCAGAAAGCCTGCTCACAAATGAGGAGACCGACAAAACAGACAGTAGTAAAAACACAGGCACACAGGAGTCAGTAGTGGGTGAGTGATTTTATGTTGTATGcttttttcaatttattttataattccATTTTGTCAAGCCATTTTCTCCGGTCTTATGGTGCTTTTGCCACACCATGTACATGATCTGTTTATTGTGTTGATCCTTGTAGATGCAATGACTGATTTAGACATTCAGGAGCTCGCCAATCTCACAACAGGAGATTCAGATGTGGATAATTTTGAGCGCCTCTTTACTAAATTGAAAGAGATGAAAGGTAATTGGGAAGagtttatgatttttgaattcATTTTCACATGTATTGGTTGTTTTCTTGGCTTGGATCTTAGATATATGTAAATCTGATGTGTGATATAGTCTTTTGTCATTTTCTTACTACAGATAAAGCTTCTTCATTACCACATGAGCAAAGAAAAGTTCATGCAGAAAAAGTAAGAACCAACCCTAGTTTTTGATTTAACTCAACAAGTGGAGCTGTAGCATATTTTATAGGAAATCTTGTATGGGATATTGACACAATTTATGCTTCCCAGGTGGCAAAAGCATTTTGGATGGCCATTGGTGGCGATGAAGATGAAGTAGAGGGGATATCATCGGGTGAGGAAAGCTAAAAGCAGCTACATAAGACTGAATCGCTCCTATTCCTGCGGCTTGCACAACACTCGGCACCAGTCGATGACCGATTGGTGCTCGGGAAGTGGAAATGCTTACAGATGGTACTGTTAGCATAGTGGCATTTACAAACTTATGATACTTACAAATAATCAATCAGTGTACTGAGAAAAACTAATGGATGCTATGACGACGGAGAAGCCAGTAAGTGAGCCTACTCTTAAGTCTTCCACCCTGCATCCTTCACCTTTTAGCCCCAGGTGAACTATTGTATATGATCATAATGCAGGTGGGAaagaaaacataatttttttagttttgtgtgTCTTTAGGTGCAGTGGAcagatgtgtttttatttgttccatatGTGCCTTATCCTTAGAGTTCAAAGAGATTTAATGCAAATTCTAATGAATTAACGTAAAACCTTTGTAATTTATCTTAAAAGGCTTTTTAGTGAGAGTGGTGTATTTATTGTGAACATTGTCGTACTACATAAcgagggccgaagaacataacctcctatctgcAAAATTGTCTGACTGGTGTTTTTCACTTTAGATGACATCACAAGGTGGGCTGCACCTAATCAGCCTGTCTGTACGTTATTTCCACCCATATGTATAGAGGTATCCTTAACAAAAAATAGCATTctacaacaaaacaacagttttttgtgttttcccaaaaaagttaaattttcagataggagggttatgttcttcggccctcgaTAAGTGAATATGAATCGACTTATTCTAGTCAAATAAAAGATATACACATATGCCGAATTAGAATTTCAAGTAATTCAGGCATGTTGGTATTTCTAATACTCTCTTCTAGATTTGTAGAGCAGCAGCGAAACAGCTGGGGTGTTTCACAAACGCCAGTGTCAGAGGATGAACGAGGGGGTGACTCACCTGATGAATTTCTGGCAGCAGTCATAAGAGGACACTAATATCACTTTGCATCCAAGGTTCAATGATTTTTCTGATTTGTGTCACTGTGAATAAGAGacttaggagaaaaaaaaaaactttgtctgtTGCAGTTTATTGAAATTTCACATTTAAAACAGTGGTCATTTGAGAGCAAATCAAATATTAGGCTtacattggggggggggggggtgggggtcatGTAAGACTTAGAACAGAAAACTGACTTTCAACATCAAGGAACACAAGAACTGATACAGATCTACCACCTAAATGTACTGTAGTACACAGTATTAGCATGATGAGCATTACAACTGGTGACTTAGTCTTATGTACTTTTAAGTGCAGGATTAACAATGTTGCATCAGTCAGTGAGCATGGACAGTGAGCATATTACACATGCCATATATCATAACAATGTACATTTGATAATACAGTGCTTATTGGACAAGCAGGTTACCACTACAACTAAAGCATTGCAACACATTAAAGTGGAGGTGCATCATTTACACAGGAGCATGGTTTAACATTGGTTATTGTTAATAATGCAAAatgtttttctcctctttctccaCATCCCATTGATAGATAAACTGTAGCCTTGATTGTTATACTTTCACACTTAAGTCAAGTGGTGTCCAATCAGTTTATTGTGAAAATGCATACTGTACaaccagaaaaaaaagtgtggagaatacaaaaaataaaaataaatacatctgaTTCTTACATTTATATTGACTTTAATTCCAGACAATACAAACACAAGATGTTTAATATTTTGTCTCAACttcatttctttttatatatcaaTTTCTGAATGGTCACATGTTACAAACAACTCGAGAAACCTTTGTCAAGTCCGACAACACAgagctacatttgtaaatgctCTTTCAAACTTTTCCATGAAAAATAAGTGACTTTTTGGATTAACTTTGTCCTGAGGTGAACTACTCTGGGCTTAAAAGTGTCTGAGATGGATCATCTCTGTGAAAACGTATGTAGGCAGCGAAATCTGAAAATGTAACACACCCTTTTTCCTTTGTATTTCCCCATactatttcaactttttaaatTTAGGCTGTAGCAGTAATGGCCGATTCAGTATTCCTGTATTTAACGTTGTAGAACCAGTCGACCTGAGTTAGAAACACCTGTATAAGCAGGCCATGATTTGGGTGATATTGCAAGTCAGCTCCATAACAGAGGTAAGTCAGGTCCACTATTTCAAGCAATGCATATACATGAAATTACAGGCTATAAATATTTATGTACAACCAtattaaggcaataataaaaatatattccCATGCAGAACAATATCCAAAAATAACTTATAAAATGCCTCTTTCACTGAAGAAAATAGTTTTCATACAAGGGTTCTCTTACAGA includes the following:
- the aagab gene encoding alpha- and gamma-adaptin-binding protein p34 isoform X1: MSTSEETSESILPCVLVTSCGSEIKEEELIKQILNSKTLPEPIKQEGTVSWYPWTISNKYYTADVRLCAVPSTFQMSAEIAQSMQAFIAYFDSKVNDGLEKVKPWISVVEDLAPEVLILVCDRVCEDGVTRHEAQQWCLAHAFELVELNPQELPDEDDDFPESTGVKRIVQALNANVWSSVEMKDGHNQGFGLMSSLVAARHNNPRNSQDPPSSSLPAESLLTNEETDKTDSSKNTGTQESVVDAMTDLDIQELANLTTGDSDVDNFERLFTKLKEMKDKASSLPHEQRKVHAEKVAKAFWMAIGGDEDEVEGISSGEES
- the aagab gene encoding alpha- and gamma-adaptin-binding protein p34 isoform X2, whose translation is MSTSEETSESILPCVLVTSCGSEIKEEELIKQILNSKTLPEPIKQEGTVSWYPWTISNKYYTADVRLCAVPSTFQMSAEIAQSMQAFIAYFDSKVNDGLEKVKPWISVVEDLAPEVLILVCDRVCEDGVTRHEAQQWCLAHAFELVELNPQELPDEDDDFPESTGVKRIVQALNANVWSSVEMKDGHNQGFGLMSSLVAARHNNPRNSQDPPSSSLPAESLLTNEETDKTDSSKNTGTQESVVDAMTDLDIQELANLTTGDSDVDNFERLFTKLKEMKDKASSLPHEQRKVHAEKVAKAFWMAIGGDEDEVEGISSDL